A genome region from Eschrichtius robustus isolate mEscRob2 chromosome 4, mEscRob2.pri, whole genome shotgun sequence includes the following:
- the LOC137763498 gene encoding putative uncharacterized protein FLJ13197 yields KGPDPGCLETRGCSGVSAPVPAALAVAAAGDGDGDGRACGGRGSARLGSAGARAALQLGPRLRAAPLLALLWLLAPTPGSHMTPAPLALRASQGWRGKFLLLV; encoded by the exons AAAGGCCCGGATCCGGGCTGCCTGGAAACCCGCGGATGCAGTGGTGTCAGCGCTCCAGTCCCGGCGGCGTTGGCGGTGGCGGCCGCAGGGGACGGGGACGGGGACGGGCGCGCGTGCGGCGGGCGCGGCTCGGCTCGGCTCGGCTCGGCGGGCGCTCGCGCTGCGCTCCAGCTCGGGCCCCGGCTCCGCGCGGCTCCGCTCCTGGCTCTCCTCTGGCTCCTGGCACCAACTCCGGGCAGTCACATGACACCGGCGCCGCTCGCTCTGCGAGCCTCCCAGGGCTGGCGGG GAAAGTTTCTCCTCCTTGTGTGA